From Medicago truncatula cultivar Jemalong A17 chromosome 7, MtrunA17r5.0-ANR, whole genome shotgun sequence, a single genomic window includes:
- the LOC25498873 gene encoding protein cornichon homolog 3 has translation MAEVLYWISTFVLILTLLVLLGYQLILLVDLEFDYINPYDSTSRVNYVILPEFLIMAIFCFLNLIAGHWFIFLIALPCLYYNVSMYIKRQHYTDVTEIYSKLNFEKKKRLFKVAHLIVLFFFSILSLVWSLTDDEVY, from the exons ATGGCGGAAGTGTTGTATTGGATATCAACGTTTGTTCTTATTTTGACCCTTCTTGTTCTCCTTGGTTACCAG CTTATATTGTTGGTGGACTTGGAATTTGATTATATCAATCCATATGATTCAACATCTCGAGTAAACTATGTTATCTTGCCAGAGTTTTTGATAATGGCAATCTTCTGCTTTCTCAATCTAATAGCAGGACATTGGTTTATATTCTTGATAGCTCTCCCTTGCCTGTATTACAATGTGAGCAT GTACATCAAAAGACAGCACTACACCGATGTAACTGAAATCTATAGTAAGCTGAATTTCGAGAAAAAGAAACGCTTGTTCAAAGTTGCACATCTTATTGtgctatttttcttttccatattGAG cTTGGTTTGGTCCCTTACCGACGACGAAGTGTATTAA
- the LOC25498874 gene encoding AT-hook motif nuclear-localized protein 1: MEGREGNNTGVTVIGAEAPSTYHMAPRSEAPTQHVTAPESGNVALTVSPVSLGMDGGTLKKKRGRPRKYGPDGSVTAVALSPLPISSSAPFSNEFSSGKQGKPKGMEFKQSKKAGADPLGDSVGTNFMPHIITVNAGEDITMKVISFSQQGPRAICILSASGVISNVTLRQPDSSGGTLTYEGRFEILSLSGSFMPTDNQGTRSRSGGMSVSLSSPDGRVVGGGVAGLLVAATPVQVVVGSFLPSNQQDQKIKKPKSDYASPTITEPIAVYSAPPSTNGERIDVMSGHLLQNPGTLNTNLTSPSAFRRENWVNMHTMPDSMKSATDINISLPDN; encoded by the exons ATGGAGGGGAGAGAAGGAAACAACACTGGAGTAACAGTGATAGGAGCAGAAGCTCCATCAACTTATCATATGGCACCAAGGAGTGAAGCTCCAACTCAACATGTAACTGCTCCTGAATCAGGAAATGTGGCTCTTACTGTTTCGCCTGTGAGTCTGGGAATGGATGGAGGAACACTTAAGAAGAAAAGAGGTAGACCAAGGAAATATGGGCCAGACGGGTCGGTTACTGCTGTGGCATTGTCACCGTTGCCAATCTCGTCTTCAGCTCCTTTTTCTAATGAATTTTCATCCGGGAAGCAGGGGAAACCGAAGGGAATGGAGTTCAAGCAGTCAAAAAAAGCCGGAGCTGATCCTCTAG GTGACTCGGTCGGCACCAATTTTATGCCGCATATCATTACTGTCAATGCTGGTGAG GACATTACAATGAAGGTTATATCCTTTTCGCAACAAGGACCACGAGCTATATGCATCCTGTCTGCTAGTGGCGTGATTTCAAATGTTACGCTTCGTCAGCCTGATTCTTCTGGCGGAACTTTGACCTATGAG GGTCGTTTCGAGATACTTTCACTGTCCGGATCATTCATGCCTACCGACAACCAAGGAACAAGAAGCCGGTCTGGTGGAATGAGTGTTTCTTTGTCAAGCCCTGATGGTCGTGTCGTAGGCGGTGGAGTTGCCGGTCTTCTTGTAGCTGCCACTCCTGTGCAG GTGGTTGTTGGAAGTTTTCTGCCAAGTAACCAACAAGACCAGAAAATAAAGAAGCCAAAATCTGACTATGCATCACCTACCATTACCGAACCTATTGCAGTGTATTCAGCACCTCCGTCAACCAATGGTGAAAGGATTGATGTAATGAGTGGACATCTACTTCAAAATCCGGGAACATTAAACACAAATCTTACTTCTCCCTCGGCCTTTCGCCGAGAAAACTGGGTTAACATGCACACCATGCCGGACTCAATGAAGTCTGCAACTGATATTAACATATCTTTGCCAGATAATTAA
- the LOC11433156 gene encoding 65-kDa microtubule-associated protein 3 produces the protein MFGKRSSQLSHQETMCESLLKELQVIWDELGESDSHKDAMLLEIEQMCLDLYKKKVDEAKLHKAQLQHQIADYEEEIAGICAAIGEQSPLFEPKSCGSLKKEREAVISQLEEMRKLKMERKKQFVEILHQLQKISSELHGSAGVNANLDEKNLSFEKLEELKMQLLQFQNEKASRLKHVSELLDSLSSLCLVLGLDVKDKICEICPTMTSTATKDVSDLTLKSLSSEVLSLREVKMQRMQKLQSCATSLLELWNLMDTPLEEQQKFHNMTSKIAALEYEITEPNILSIDNIVYVEREVKRLEQFKSTKMKELVQRKKMELEEICRKTHLTLQTVFPSGHPIESIDSESANHEHMLEQIEDQISKTKEEAFSRKEILEKVEKWLAAIQEESWLEEYNRDDNRYNAGRGTHLALKRAEKARVLLNKIPGMVEALTLKVAAWEEERAVEFSYDGTRLLSMVEDYNTLRQEKENERQKQKDEKRLKGQLLAEHETLFGSKPSPSKSGIKAPRCSTGVPNTRKFSVGGAMLQDRRQSTLIQQSNKKGKGTSKVYDHSAKKTPQSAKRIGIQSPLTRKPLSPVSSTVLSKASIKNSQGPKKILNVATKPILQKSEMLIGTPPSKPFIAGDEENMNPNNMGPSVPSTPLTVPMLTVATPDTSKAAAKIAQSFEYSFEELRAGFVEPKTHAQ, from the exons ATGTTCGGCAAACGCAGCAGTCAGTTATCTCATCAAGAAACAATGTGTGAATCGTTGCTTAAAGAACTTCAG GTAATATGGGATGAACTCGGAGAATCAGATTCTCATAAGGATGCAATGTTGCTCGAAATAGAACAAATGTGTCTGGATTTGTATAAGAAAAAAGTGGATGAAGCTAAACTGCATAAGGCACAACTTCAGCATCAAATTGCTgattatgaagaagaaattgctGGCATTTGTGCTGCAATTGGTGAACAATCACCACTT TTTGAGCCTAAGTCTTGTGGAAGCCTGAAGAAAGAACGTGAAGCTGTTATTTCACAACTTGAGGAGATGCGCAAGTTGAAAATGGAAAGGAAGAAGCAGTTTGTGGAAATCTTACATCAGTTGCAGAAAATTTCCAGTGAGCTCCATGGCAGCGCAGGGGTTAATGCAAACTTAGATGAGAAGAACTTATCTTTCGAAAAGCTTGAAGAATTGAAGATGCAATTActtcaatttcaaaatgaaaag GCCAGTCGACTGAAACATGTATCTGAACTACTGGACTCTCTTAGTTCGTTATGCTTGGTTCTCGGTCTGGATGTGAAAGACAAAATTTGTGAGATTTGCCCAACTATGACTTCTACTGCTACAAAAGATGTTAGTGACCTTACATTAAAGAGTTTGTCTTCTGAAGTACTGAGTTTGAGAGAGGTTAAAATGCAGAGAATGCAGAAG CTTCAAAGTTGTGCAACTTCACTGTTAGAGTTGTGGAATTTGATGGATACCCCACTTGAGGAACAGCAGAAATTTCACAACATGACCAGTAAAATTGCTGCTTTGGAATATGAGATTACTGAGCCTAACATACTATCGATTGACAACATCGTCTAC GTTGAGAGAGAAGTTAAAAGGCTTGAGCAatttaaatcaaccaaaatgAAAGAACTTGTGCAGAGAAAGAAGATGGAGTTAGAGGAAATATGCAGGAAAACGCATTTGACTCTACAAACAGTTTTTCCTAGTGGACATCCAATAGAGTCAATTGACTCTG AATCTGCAAATCATGAACACATGTTAGAACAAATTGAGGACCAAATTTCAAAGACAAAAGAAGAAGCTTTCAGCCGGAAAGAAATCCTTGAAAAGGTTGAGAAGTGGTTGGCTGCTATTCAAGAAGAAAGCTGGCTGGAGGAGTACAACAGG GATGATAATCGTTATAATGCTGGAAGAGGCACACATCTTGCCTTGAAACGAGCTGAGAAGGCGCGtgttttattaaacaaaattccTG GAATGGTAGAGGCATTAACTTTAAAAGTTGCAGCATGGGAGGAAGAAAGAGCAGTAGAGTTTTCGTACGATGGA ACTCGACTGCTTTCAATGGTTGAAGACTACAACACCTTAAGGCAGGAGAAAGAGAATGAAAGGCAAAAGCAGAAG GATGAAAAGAGACTAAAGGGACAACTGTTGGCAGAGCATGAAACACTTTTTGGATCAAAACCCAGCCCAAGTAAAAGTGGGATAAAGGCTCCTAGATGTTCAACAGGAGTTCCAAATACCAGAAAATTTTCTGTTGGTGGTGCAATGCTTCAGGATCGAAGGCAATCAACTCTTATTCAACAATCTAACAAAAAAG GAAAGGGTACCTCTAAGGTTTATGATCATTCAGCAAAGAAGACACCACAAAGTGCAAAGAGAATTGGAATTCAGTCACCATTAACTAGGAAACCCCTCTCTCCTGTTTCTTCCACAGTCCTATCTAAAGCCAGCATAAAAAATTCTCAAGGGCCTAAGAAAATACTTAATGTTGCAACAAAACCAATCCTGCAAAAAAGTGAAATGCTAATAGGAACTCCTCCTTCCAAGCCATTTATTGCTGGTGATGAAGAGAACATGAACCCAAATAACATGGGACCTTCCGTTCCAAGCACTCCTCTGACTGTCCCTATGTTGACTGTGGCTACACCAGACACTTCTAAGGCTGCTGCAAAGATTGCTCAATCATTTGAGTATTCATTTGAGGAGCTGAGAGCTGGTTTTGTTGAACCGAAGACTCATGCTCAATGA
- the LOC11426685 gene encoding LOB domain-containing protein 19 has protein sequence MDLGCGDEGGGPCGACKFLRRKCVKGCCIFAPYFESSGQGSAHFAAVHKVFGASNAAKLLTRIPVHKRLDAVVTLCYEALARATDPVYGCVAHLFALQQQVVELQAELAYVQARLSILNRISEDPQFQQPQSSSISPTLQSSLLHHFSSNNETSYMSMHFGHPLQNQYHPTPFENPSYYSYNQQLHDQEFQALPREF, from the exons atggatTTGGGATGTGGTGATGAGGGTGGTGGACCTTGTGGAGCCTGCAAGTTTTTGAGGAGAAAGTGTGTGAAAGGTTGTTGCATATTTGCACCATATTTTGAGTCATCAGGTCAAGGAAGTGCTCATTTTGCTGCAGTTCATAAGGTTTTTGGTGCTAGCAATGCTGCTAAACTACTCACACGTATTCCAGTTCATAAGCGTCTTGATGCTGTTGTTACTCTTTGCTATGAGGCTCTTGCTAGGGCTACTGACCCTGTTTATGGTTGTGTTGCTCACCTCTTTGCTCTTCAACAACAg GTTGTGGAGTTGCAAGCAGAGTTAGCCTATGTACAAGCCCGTCTTTCAATATTGAATCGAATCTCTGAAGATCCTCAATTTCAACAGCCTCAAAGCTCTTCAATATCACCAACTTTGCAATCATCCTTACTTCATCATTTCTCATCAAACAATGAAACTTCTTACATGTCCATGCACTTTGGTCATCCTCTTCAAAATCAATATCATCCAACACCTTTTGAAAATCCATCATACTATTCTTATAATCAACAACTTCATGACCAGGAATTCCAAGCTTTGCCTAGAGAATTTTAG